Sequence from the Fusobacterium sp. IOR10 genome:
TCCAAAATATTGAAAAATTTCAAGTTCAAAAGTGGATTTCAAATAACTTCCAAATATAGAAGCATAAACGAAACAAAAATTAAACATAAAAACATCCATTTCCTTATACCTATGTGAAAATAGTTTTAAAGTAGTTACAAACATTGTGTACACTATTATATTTTGTAACTGGGGAAACAAGTGAAAAATTTCAGTTAAAATAAGTCCAAAAATTAAGCCAGCACATATAACCCCTATTCTTATAAGTAAAACCTTAAGATTATATCTTCTTAGAGACATTATTATTATAACAGAATGAAAAGAAATAAAAAAGGGATTTGTAAAATGGGACAAGTGAGCTCCAACTAATCCAACAATAATCACAAATAATATTCTATTAAATAATTCTTTCAATTCTTTTTCTTCATTCATAAAATATCTCCTAGTAAATATAATTTATAATAGCTACAATTTTCATCCATAAAGTTGTTATTAAAGAAAGAAATCTATTGTTTTCATCAATAACTGCAACTGCTGCCTTTGATCCTGAACTAATATTTACTTTTAAAGGTAATTTATCATCTAAAACAATCTTAACTCTATTTCTTCCTGTAGTTCTTATCCAACGGGTATTTTCCTTTATACTTTGAAATTTTTCTGGGGAAGTATATCCTGATTCCAATAAAAATCCTACTTTTTTAATATGTCCTGTAAATATTTTTCCTGGAATTGCATCAAAAACCACTAAAGTTTTTTCCCCTTCCCTTAGATTAACTATACTTTTTTCCATATAATCCACATAAACTGACAAATTTTCAATATTATATATATATCCATAATTTTTATTATTAAAAATCATCTGTCCCTTACGCAGCTGATGAATTGAAACTTCCCCTGGAAATGGAGCCTTTACAATACTACTATTTAAATCTTTCTTCACTTTTTTTATTTGGGATTCTATTACCTTTAAAAAGTTATTTTTACTTGATATATCTCCCCTTTGTATTTCAAAGGATTTAAGGGATAATTTAGCCATTTGAAACTCCTCCTTTGAAGTTTCATAACTTAATTTATATTTTTCATATTCACTAACTGAAATTAATTTTTTTGAATAAAGTTTTTCATATCTAGAATAATCAATTTTAGAATTTATTAATATTTTATTTAGTTTGATTATTTCTTTTTTGCTCTCTAATATTTTATAATCTAAAGAAAAAAGACGATCTTTTTCAATGTTATATTTATATTCTAATTCTTGTAAATTTATTTTAAGCTTATTATTATCTATCTTAAGTATTTTTTGATTCAATGAAACTTTCTGTCCATCTTTCACATAAATTTCTTCTATTTTTCCATTAATCTCACTGGAAATAGGATATAATTCATATTCAACAAATCCTCTTCCTGAATAGGGAGTATAATATGCTAATAATGCTGAAATTACAAAAACTATTACAAATAATATAAGCAATAGATAGTAAGTTATTTTTAAATCTTTTAGATGTTTAATCATGATTCCTCCTGAAGTATGTATAAATTTAGTTGCACAAGAAACTACATGATATCATAATATAGTTGCTACTGCAACTATATTCCCATCTCTTTTTATTTATTTTTATTAAAATTAAAAATTCCTCCAGCATAAAGCTGAAGGAACTAAATTTTATATTTTTTCTTTTAAGAAAGCTTTACCAGCTTCCTCCTCCACCTCCACCAGCTCCTCCACCAGCAGAACCTCCTCCCATTGAAGACATTCCACCACCAAAGTTAGATGGGGCTTTAGGTGCAGACATCATATCTTGATTCACCCTTGCCATTGAACGATTTAAACTAGACATAAACATATAAAGCATAAAAGTATTTCCCATTGTACTAGATCTATACCAATTAGGAGGAGTTGTAACTAAATCATTAAACTTATTAGCCCAAACTTCACTTACTCCTAAAACTATTGTATATGGTAATATATCATAAAAATAACTTGGATTTTCTTTTATTAAAGCTTCTAGTTTATCCTTTTCAGTAACTGTTAAAAATCTCTTGAATCCAAGGACTCTTCCTAGAACATTATTTGCAAACTCTGTTCTTTTTCTTATTTTCCCAGTGAAATAAAGAGTTGTTAGCAATGATATTAAAACTACTATTATTAGTATAAAGGATTTTTCAATTTCAGGCTGACCATATTCATTAAAAAAGAACATTGTACTTAAAAATATAGCTAGTATTGAAAATACCCTTAATTTATCTCCTATTTTTAAAATTTTAGGCACATAAACAGTTTTCTTTCCCATTATTAAATCTATTTTAAAAATTTTAGCTGCCTTATTTATATGCTCATAAAAAGAATCTTTTAAATCATTTACATTAACTTCATTATCTTGAGCATAGGAAAATAACGAATCAAATAAATATTTTTCATATTCATTTGTTGATACTATTTCCTTTAATTTAATAAATTTCAAAGAAGATTTTGAAAACATATTTTTCTTTTCAACTTCTTCTATTATTAAATATCCCTTACTTGCCCAATAAATAATTAAACTGGTAATATCCTTTAAATCAACTCTATTATCAATATAGTATCCAATTTCTGTTGGATTCATTTTTTCTGGTGGATAAAATTCAACTGTTTCCACAATTTCATTCTTATCACTATATTTTTTATAGAATATGTAAGCTATTATTGGAGCAGATATATATATTAATCCTAATAATAAAATCAACATATAATATTTAGCCTTTGCATTTCCCACATTGAAATAACCTTCTTCCAATGGAAGAGCTAGAGTAACACTTTCTCCAGGAGCTAATTCTCTTGTAGTATAACCATTAATATCTAAACCATTAACAGTCCAAACAACTCCACTAGTATTTGTACTTCCATATTTTCCAAGGGTAAAGTTTATTTTTTCAGGATCAAAGGCCTTTGGCATTTGAATATGAAAGGAAACATTTTTTATAACTGTATCCCAATCGTTTCCAATTAAATTATAATAAACTTCATCATATTTTGAATTTTTATCCCATCCTAAATCATAATCATATGAAATTTTATACTTCTTTAAACCTGTTAAATGTATATTAGGATCACCTAATCTCAAATAAATATAAGAACCTTTATCTGTATAGCTTGATTTTTCATTTGAAACTAAATTTGTTAATTTTATTTTTCTATTGTTAAATTTTGTTGGAATAACTCTATATATTCCCCTTCTACTTTCTAAAAAATTTACATTTATGTCCTCATTTACTGAATATACATTTTTTTCATTAACTTTTAAATTAACATTATAGTTATTAATAACATAGCCACCATCTCCAAAGGCCAAACTAACTATAAGAAAAAATAAACTAAAACTCCACTTTAACATTTTTCTTTTCCTCTTGATTTTCTA
This genomic interval carries:
- a CDS encoding HlyD family secretion protein; the encoded protein is MIKHLKDLKITYYLLLILFVIVFVISALLAYYTPYSGRGFVEYELYPISSEINGKIEEIYVKDGQKVSLNQKILKIDNNKLKINLQELEYKYNIEKDRLFSLDYKILESKKEIIKLNKILINSKIDYSRYEKLYSKKLISVSEYEKYKLSYETSKEEFQMAKLSLKSFEIQRGDISSKNNFLKVIESQIKKVKKDLNSSIVKAPFPGEVSIHQLRKGQMIFNNKNYGYIYNIENLSVYVDYMEKSIVNLREGEKTLVVFDAIPGKIFTGHIKKVGFLLESGYTSPEKFQSIKENTRWIRTTGRNRVKIVLDDKLPLKVNISSGSKAAVAVIDENNRFLSLITTLWMKIVAIINYIY
- a CDS encoding DUF2207 domain-containing protein — translated: MLKWSFSLFFLIVSLAFGDGGYVINNYNVNLKVNEKNVYSVNEDINVNFLESRRGIYRVIPTKFNNRKIKLTNLVSNEKSSYTDKGSYIYLRLGDPNIHLTGLKKYKISYDYDLGWDKNSKYDEVYYNLIGNDWDTVIKNVSFHIQMPKAFDPEKINFTLGKYGSTNTSGVVWTVNGLDINGYTTRELAPGESVTLALPLEEGYFNVGNAKAKYYMLILLLGLIYISAPIIAYIFYKKYSDKNEIVETVEFYPPEKMNPTEIGYYIDNRVDLKDITSLIIYWASKGYLIIEEVEKKNMFSKSSLKFIKLKEIVSTNEYEKYLFDSLFSYAQDNEVNVNDLKDSFYEHINKAAKIFKIDLIMGKKTVYVPKILKIGDKLRVFSILAIFLSTMFFFNEYGQPEIEKSFILIIVVLISLLTTLYFTGKIRKRTEFANNVLGRVLGFKRFLTVTEKDKLEALIKENPSYFYDILPYTIVLGVSEVWANKFNDLVTTPPNWYRSSTMGNTFMLYMFMSSLNRSMARVNQDMMSAPKAPSNFGGGMSSMGGGSAGGGAGGGGGGSW